The proteins below are encoded in one region of Bremerella sp. P1:
- a CDS encoding sigma-54-dependent transcriptional regulator: protein MTQDAQTQPQSDTLDVQPDQFRVLVVDNDKAHAMTMAESLERIGFVCTVATSGPEGAEKILAEPFEIVVTDLVMNDIDGMGILQLTKENRPNCEVIVVTGHATVSTAVEAMQNEALNFLEKPLTPDKLRAAALKAAQTIQLKRQNSELMRRLDEKFGFEGLIYSSNKMRQVVQRLQRIAPTDASVLILGETGTGKEVVAQAIHQNSPRKKKPFVPLNCAELSEHLLESELFGHAKGAYTDAASERIGRLEYANGGTLFLDEIGDMPMATQVKLLRVLESGEITRVGENKPIRINVRLLSATNADLENAIAAGTFRSDLYHRLRIVTVQLPPLRERPDDILPLFDHFLKVFSKKHDKKVRGIDRTVFQRCLDYDWPGNVRQLRNFAESMVVLDLDGTIGLDDLPPELIQEGDDLVPPIDPKPAVSANGEMPNMVGQPISEVEKWLIGETLKATSGNREEAAKLLGIGERTLYRKIKEYGLRGD from the coding sequence ATGACGCAAGACGCCCAAACCCAGCCACAATCCGATACGCTCGACGTTCAGCCGGACCAGTTCCGCGTGCTGGTCGTCGACAACGACAAGGCCCACGCCATGACCATGGCTGAGAGCCTGGAACGGATCGGTTTTGTCTGCACCGTGGCTACCAGCGGGCCGGAAGGGGCCGAGAAGATCCTGGCCGAACCGTTCGAGATTGTCGTGACCGACCTGGTCATGAACGACATCGACGGCATGGGCATCTTGCAACTCACCAAAGAGAACCGACCCAACTGCGAAGTGATCGTCGTCACGGGGCATGCGACTGTCTCGACTGCCGTTGAGGCGATGCAGAACGAAGCGCTCAATTTCCTGGAAAAGCCCCTCACCCCAGATAAGCTTCGCGCGGCGGCGCTCAAAGCGGCTCAGACGATTCAGCTCAAACGGCAGAACTCGGAATTGATGCGGCGGCTGGACGAGAAGTTCGGCTTCGAAGGGCTCATCTATTCGAGCAACAAGATGCGGCAGGTCGTGCAGCGATTGCAGCGTATCGCCCCGACCGATGCCAGCGTGCTGATCCTGGGCGAGACCGGTACCGGGAAGGAAGTCGTCGCTCAGGCCATTCACCAGAACAGCCCTCGCAAGAAGAAGCCGTTCGTTCCCCTGAACTGTGCCGAGCTGAGCGAACACCTGCTGGAAAGCGAACTGTTCGGTCACGCCAAAGGGGCCTACACCGACGCCGCCAGCGAACGGATCGGTCGACTAGAATATGCCAACGGCGGGACGTTGTTCCTGGATGAAATCGGCGACATGCCGATGGCCACCCAGGTCAAGCTGTTACGGGTGCTGGAGTCAGGCGAGATTACTCGCGTCGGTGAGAATAAGCCGATCCGTATCAACGTGCGGCTCCTTTCGGCGACCAATGCCGATCTGGAAAACGCCATTGCAGCAGGCACGTTCCGCTCTGACCTTTACCACCGCCTGCGGATCGTGACGGTACAGTTGCCGCCGCTGCGGGAACGCCCCGATGATATCCTGCCGTTGTTCGATCACTTCCTGAAGGTCTTTTCCAAAAAGCACGACAAGAAGGTGCGGGGAATCGATCGAACGGTTTTTCAGCGCTGTTTGGACTACGACTGGCCAGGCAACGTTCGGCAACTGCGGAACTTTGCCGAGAGCATGGTCGTACTCGATTTGGATGGTACGATCGGGCTCGACGACCTTCCGCCCGAGTTGATTCAGGAAGGGGACGACCTAGTCCCACCGATCGACCCCAAGCCGGCTGTTTCCGCCAACGGCGAAATGCCCAATATGGTAGGTCAGCCGATCAGCGAAGTTGAAAAGTGGTTGATTGGCGAAACGCTCAAAGCGACCAGCGGCAATCGTGAAGAAGCGGCCAAGCTGCTGGGGATTGGTGAGAGAACCCTCTATCGCAAAATCAAAGAATACGGATTACGCGGCGACTGA